Within the Flavobacterium sp. CG_23.5 genome, the region CAACTTAATTGTTAGAACTTGTAGTTAATTCTATCACTTAAAAAAAGCCCTATGGCTAACCAGCAATCCCAATAATTATTGGGATTGTTTACTTAAAATAGGGTATCAAAACAAAAAAAGCTTCCATTTGATTGAAGTTGGCGAAAAATTTTAATACACTAAAATAGATTTCATAATGAATAAAATCATTCCTTTATCGTTACAAAATAAGAGCTTCTTAAAAAAAATAACCATCTTCCTTTTTTTTATGTCTTTAACCTTAAACGCTCAAATCGACAAAGTGGAACCGCCTTTTTGGTATGCAGGAATGCAAAATCCAGAACTGCAAATCATGTTTTATGGTAAAAACATAGCGCAATATCAAGTTGCAGTTTCTAATTCAATTGTTATTACTAACGTTACAAAAACTGAAAATCCCAACTATCTTTTTGTTACCATTAACACCAAAAAAGTTCCCGTTTCAGATTTAGTTTTCACATTTAAAAACAGCAAAAAAGAAAGTTTTACACAGAAATATTCTTTGAAGAAAAGAAGAGAAAATTCTGCTCAACGCAAAAGTTTTGACTCGTCAGACATGATGTATTTATTGATGCCCGATCGTTTTGCAAACGGAAATAGGAATAACGACTCAGAAGATGCGACCAAAGAGAAATACAACAGAGAATTACCGGGCGGAAGACACGGCGGTGATATTGAAGGTATCATAAAAAACTTGGATTACATTTCGGCATTAGGCGCCACCACTGTATGGAGTACACCGCTTTGCGAGGATAATGATGCCGCTTTTTCGTATCACACGTATGGCCAATCTGATGTGTATAAAATTGATCCCCGTTACGGAACTAATGAAGATTACGTACGACTGGCTTCTGAAATGCATAAAAAAAATATGAAATTGGTAATGGATTATGTAGTCAATCACTGGGGAATCGAACATTGGATGATGAAAGATTTACCTACTAATGGATGGATTAACCAATTTGAAAACTACACCCAAACCAATCATAAAAGAACGGTTATCCACGATACCCATGCTTCAAAAATTGACACAGAAACTTGTTTAAACGGATGGTTTGCAACTTCAATGCCTGATTTAAATTTAGCGAACCCTTTAACTTTAAAATACCTGATTCAAAATGCGATTTGGTGGATTGAATATGCTGATTTGGATGGATTCAGAGTCGACACTTATAATTATTCTGATCCAAAAGGAATTGCAAAATGGACAAAATCCATAACCGACGAATATCCAAATTTTAATATTGTTGGGGAAGTTTGGATGCAAAGTCAGGCGCAAATGGCATATTGGCAAAAAGACAGTAAAATAAGCCAAATTCAAAATTACAATTCCTATTTGCCAAGTGTCATGGATTTTACTTTATACGAAGCAACGACAAAAGTTTTTAACGAAGATGACGGTTCCTGGGACAAAGGAATAATAAAATTGTATGACAATTTCACCAATGATTTTCTATATCCAAATAGCAATAATCTGTTGGTTTTTGTCGAAAATCACGATACCAATCGATTCAATCAGACCTACGGAAACGACATCAGAAAATACAAAATGGCAATGACTTTGTTGGCAACGGTTCGCGGCATTCCACAATTGTATTACGGAAGCGAAATAGGCATGATTGGCGATAAAAACAAAGGTGATGCGGATATTCGCCAAGATTTTCCAGGCGGTTGGGAAGGCGATCAGAACAATGCTTTCATCAAAGAAGGAAGAACTCTGGGGCAAAGTGAATATTTTGATTTCACTGCCAAGTTATTCAATTGGAGAAAAACCAAATCAGTAGTACATTTTGGAAAAATGACCCATTACATTCCGGAGAACAATGTTTATGTTTATTTTAGATACAATACCAATGAAACGGTTATGGTTTTAATAAACAACAGTAAGGAAACCCATAAAATAAACACACATCGTTTTAAAGAAAATATCAAAAATTTTAAAACCGGAAAGGATGTAATTTCGGAATTAACATTTGATGTTACCAACGAAATTACCCTTGAACCAAAATCAGTTTTAATTTTAGAGTTGAAATAAAAAAATATAAAATGAAAAAATATTCAATCCCGTTTTTACTGGCAGCAATGGCAATTTTCACGAGTTGTACCACTACAAAAACTATGACAGAAAGCAACAAAAATACTAGCAAAACTCCCTTTGTGTGGGAAGGTGCAAACGTATACTTTTTAATGACAGACCGTTTTAACAACGGAGATACATCAAATGATCTTACATTCAACCGAACAAAAAAAACAGGTAAACTACGTGGTTTTGAAGGGGGTGATATCAAAGGAATTGCTAAAAAAATAGACGAAGGTTACTTTGATAAATTGGGAATAAATGCGATTTGGTTTACACCAATTGTCGAACAAATTCACGATGGTGTCGATGAAGGAACGGGTTTGAGTTATGGTTTTCATGGCTATTGGGCAAGAGATTGGTCGAACTTGGACCCTAACTTTGGAACAAAAGAAGACTTAAAAGCATTAGTCGAAAAAGCACATGCTCATGGAATTAGAATAATCCTTGACGGCGTAATAAATCATACCGGACCGGTTACCGCTGAAGATACAGTTTGGCCGAATGACTGGGTAAGAACAGGACCAAACTGTGATTATAAGAATTATAAAAACACCACTTCATGCACATTAGTAGCCAATCTTCCGGATGTAAAAACGGAAAGCATGGAAAATGTAGCGCTACCTCCTTTTTTAATCGAAAAATGGAAAAAAGAAGGACGTTACGAACAAGAAACTAAAGAACTGGACGCGTTTTTTGCCCGTACCGGTTATCCTAGAGCACCCAAATATTACATCATCAAATGGTTGACTGATTATATTGCCGATTATGGAATTGACGGTTACCGAGGCGATACCGTGAAACACACGGACGAAACCGTTTGGGCCGATTTCAAGACACAATGTAATTATGCTTTCACAAATTGGAAGAAAAACAATCCGACAAAAGTGTTAGATAATAATGCGTTTTACACGATTGCCGAAGTGTACAATTATGGTGTCAGTGGCGGACAAAATTTTGATTTTGGAGATAAAAAAGTCAATTATTATCAAAATGGTTTCAATAACATGATCAATTTTGAATTCAAATGGGATGCTCAAAAAGACTATGAATTTATATTTTCCAAATATTCCAATATTTTAAATGGCGAATTGAAAGGATATAGCGTTTTAAATTATTTATCCTCGCATGATGACGGAGGCCCTTTTGATGCCAAACGTACCAAAAGCAAAGAAGCCGGAACAAAACTTTTACTTTCACCCGGATTATCTCAAGTGTATTATGGTGATGAAAGCGCGCGTTCTTTAGTAGTTGAAGGTACTCAAGGCGATGCCACTTTGCGTTCGTTCATGAATTGGGACGAAATTAAATCAAATCCGGAAACACAAAAAACACTTTTGCACTGGCAAAAATTAGGACAATTCAGAAAAAATCATCCCGCTGTTGGAGCAGGAATTCACAAAGAAATTTCGGCTCAACCGTATACTTTTAGCAGAACATTTACAAAAGGAGATTTCATAGATAAAGTTGTAGTAGGACTTGATATGCCATTAGGTCAAAAAATAATTACTGTTGGATCTATTTTCAAAGATGGAACAAAAGTAAAAGATGCCTATTCCGGAAAAGAAACTACGGTTTTGAATGGGAAAGCTAATATCGATTCTGAATTTGATATTGTTTTATTAGAATTGAAAAAATAATTTTAACCCGTCGGATATAATTAATAAAAAATTCAATCTAATAAATAAAAATTCAACCACATAGAAACATAGAAGAAAGAGTGTTATAGCCCAATTCTTGGATTCACATAGTATGGTTTTCTCTAAAAAAGTGAAATGCCTTTCAAAATATCAAAATCTATGTTTCTATGTGGTTAAAAAAATAAAACAAATTGAATTATACCAAACAGATTAATTTTTAAAAATAATTTTATCCAAACGTCTTTAGAAATAAAGGCGTTTTTTTTATGTTTACCTTTACCAAAAATAAATAGCAATGCTCAAAATCGGACATCGTGGCGCAAAAGGATATGAACCGGAGAACACCTTACTTTCTTTCCAAAAAGCATTGAACATGCAAGTGGACGGAATAGAACTGGACGTACATTTGAGCGCTGATGGGGAATTGATGGTTATTCATGACGAAACAATTGACCGAACGACCAACGGAATTGGTTTTGTAAATCAGCTATCTTTGCGCGAATTGAAACAAGTTCGAATTATAAACGAACAAGAGATTCCTACGCTCCAAGAAGTATTTGACTTAGTAAACCAACACTGTTTTATCAATATTGAATTAAAAAATTACGATACAGCAACCAAAGTAGTGAAGTTAATTGAGAAGTATGTTTCGAAAAAAAATTGGCGTTACGACCATTTTTTAGTTTCCAGTTTCGATTGGAATGCGCTTCAACAAGTTCGGTTTTTAAATGACAAAATCCAGATTGGCGTTTTAACTGAAACCGATTTAGATTTGGCTTTGGCTTTCGCCAAATTCATACAGGCAAAATCCATTCACCCTCATTTTCATTTATTGACTAAAGAAAACACGGCGAAAATACAGGAAAAAGGAATTCAGGTTTTCCCTTGGACCATCAATGAAATAGAAGACATTCAAAAAATAATAGCATTTAAAGTAAACGGAATCATCACTGATTTCCCAAATAGAATATGAACCAGATTTTCGTCATTACTAGTACAGTTTTTTACAAATAAGATTTTATTTTTAAACCATTAAGGGAGTTAAGTCAATTAAGTAAAGAGGTAAATAGTTCAGTTTATGACAAAAAAAGAAGTAACTCAATTATCCTATGAAATTATTGGATATGCCATAAAAGTTCACAAAAAACTAGGGCCGGGTTTATTGGAAAAAATTTATGAAGAATGCTTAAAATATGAGCTAGAAAAAAATGGGTACAATGTTAAGCAACAATTTAATATAGAAATCGATTACTATGATTTAGAATTAGCGCATCCATTACGATTGGATTTATTAGTAAATGATTGTATTATTGTTGAGTTAAAAACAGTTGAAAAATTTCACCCAATCGATGAAGCCAAACTATTAACCTACATGAAACTATTAAGTATTCCCCAAGGATTACTTATTAATTTTAATACTACAAACATAACAAAATCCTCAAAACCTTTGATAAATGAATATTTTTCGAGGCTTGCTGATGACTAAACTTAATAAATCTTAACTCACTTAATTGTTTAAAAAAATGAAACGAAACTATAATATTATTAGTCCCGTTTTTCCAAGTAGCGTTTAATTTTAAACCATGAAGTGAATTAAGTAACAAGGTAAATAGTCATGTTTATGACAAAAAAGAAGATTGCTTATTAATTTAACACACCCAGCATAACAAAATCCTCAAAACCTTTGATAAATGAATATTTTTCAAGGCTAGCTGATGACTAAACTTAATAAATCTTAACTCACTTCATGGTTTAAAAAAAATGAACCAGAATTATAATATTCTTAGTCCCGTTTTTCCAAATAAGGTTTAATATTATACCATGAAGTGAATTAAGTAACCAGGTAAATAGTCGAGTTTATGACAAAAAAGAAGATTGCTTATTAATTTAAAACACCCAACATAACAAATTCCTCAAGACCTTTGATAAATGAATATTTTTTGAGGTTAGATGATGACTAAACTTAATAAATCTTAACTCCCTTAATGGTTTGAAAAAATGAATCAAAATTTCGATATAATAATAGTAGGCGGCGGCGCGGCAGGATTTTTTACGGCAATCAATATTGTGGAGAAAAACCCGAAATTGAAAGTAGCTATTTTGGAACGTGGCGCAGAAGTGCTCCAGAAAGTTCGTATTTCTGGTGGCGGAAGATGCAACGTGACGCACGCTTGTTTTGAACCAAACGAATTGGTTAAATTTTATCCGCGTGGCGAAAAAGAATTGCGTGGACCTTTTCATCAATTTTGCTCTGGCGATACGATTGAATGGTTTGAGAAACATGGTGTGGAACTCAAAATTGAAGCTGACGGACGTATGTTTCCAGTTTCGAATTCCTCACAAACCATCATTGATTGTTTTCTACAAGCGACTCAAAAACTGGGAATCGCAGTGCTTACTGGACAAAGCGTGCAATCTATTTTCAATCCTGAAGTTTCCGGTGAAAATCTCTGGAAAATCGAAACCCAAACTGAAAATTACCTCACCGAAAAACTGATTCTAGCTACAGGAAGCAATCCTAAAATCTGGGAAATGCTACAGACTTTTGGACATGCAGTTGTCAGTCCGGTACCTTCCCTATTTACCTTTAACATCAAAGATGCACGAATAAAAGAATTACCCGGAGTTGCTGCAAGGGTTACTGTAAAAGTAAAAGATACCAAACTTACTTCAACGGGACCTTTATTGATTACACATTGGGGAATGAGCGGCCCTGCAGTACTAAAATTATCGGCTTGGGGAGCGCGAATCCTGCATGACAAAAATTATCAATTTACCATTTTTGTGAATTGGTTAAATGATGTTGAAAACGATGAAGCCGAAAAAATCTTGAAAGATTTAAAACAAGAACACGCCAAAAAAGCGGTTTCCAAAAAATCACCTTTTGATTTTCCGAATCGCTTGTGGGAAAGTTTAGTCCTCGCTTCGGGAATTGAAGTGGAAACCAAATGGGCAGATTTGTCAAAACTCCAATTACAAAACCTGACCAATCAGTTGACGAATGGAACTTTTCAAGTTAACGGAAAAAGCACGTTTAAAGAAGAATTTGTGACTGCCGGAGGAATCGATTTAAAGGAAATCAACTTCAAAACAATGGAAAGCAAGCTCCACAAAAACCTATATTTCGCTGGAGAAATCGTCAATATCGATGCGATTACCGGTGGGTTTAACTTTCAAAATGCATGGACAAGTGGCTTTATTGTGGCTAACAGCATTTAATTAAAAACCTTGAATTAATTAACAAGACTTTACGGCTTTTCTAAGTTTTTCTTAAGACTAATCTGATAACTTTACCTCTAGCTTATTAGAAATCTATGAAAATAAAACTACTCAGTACTCTGCTCTTATTAACTTGCCAATTAGGTTTCTGTCAAACCGAAAAAACACTAAAAGGAAAAATCTATTTTGAAAATAGTATTGTTCCTGATGTGGAAGTCATAAATGCAAACACCAAAAAACTGACCGTTTCAGATGGGAATGGTAATTTTTCCATTGTAGCTAAAGCAAAAGATTTACTTGTATTTATTTCTAAAAAATATGAACTACAAAAAATTTTATTAGAAAAAGAGACTCTAGACAAAGCTTTTTTTTCTGTTTTTCTAAGCCTAAAACCAGAACAATTAAAAGAAGTTGTGGTTACAAAAATGCCTTCTTTACAATTAAGTAAAGATAAAAATTGGGAACAAGGAAAGCTAGACAAATTAGCTTTAGAGAAAGCAGTAAGAACCCCAAAAATACTTGGCATGAACAATGGAACTATTGAAAATGGAATGGATTTTATGCGAATTGGTGGGATGATTTTAGGACTATTCAAAAAAGAAAAAGAAGAAGTCAAAAAACAAGTTCCTCAAATTGAATTTACAGCATTAGCAAGAAACACCTGTGATCAAAAATTTTATCTTCAAACTTTAAAATTAAAACCAGAGGAAATAGCCCTTTTTCTTCAATTTTGTGATGCTGACCCAAAATCGAGATTACTAGTAGAGAACAGCAATATCTTATCGATGATGGATTTTTTATCAACCAAGAATATTGAATTTAAGAAGCTATAAGACTTTGAAAACAATTTAGTTTTCTCATACAAGACAAACTGATCACTGCTACTGCAAACTGCCAACTATCTATTAAGCCACCAAATACTTCCGTTTAAAACGGCTGCAAAACTTACCCAAGCCAAATACGGAATGAACAAATAGCCCGCAATTCTATTGATTTTAGAAAACTGGATATAGGTTTCATAAATCATTAACCACAATACGATGATTTCTAAACCGGCAAGCATTGGGTTGTGTAATCCAAAGAACAAATAGGACCACAAGGCATTTAAAGCCAATTGTATCGCAAATAAAACCAACGCTTTTTTTACGATTTCTTTTTCAAATTCTATTCGGTTCCAGACCAATCCTGCCGCAACACCCATCATAATATAAAGCATGCTCCAAACGGGTCTAAAAATCCAATTAGGTGGATTAAAACTTGGTTTTATCAAAGTGGGATACCACGTTGTTATTGCAGAACGTGTAACCATTCCGGATAAATAACCAATCGCAACACAAGTTACAACCATCGTTAAAATTCGAGTAATCTTCGTCATAATTCTATTTTCTAATGTGGGCCAAATTTAATCAAAACTTTAGTACAATTCAATAAATAAACAAATCGCAGGATAAACCAAAAAAAGTATCTTTGCGTAAATTTTTAAGTTCATGATTTCAGCAAACGATTTTATTCCATCAAAATATACACATTCCATTGAAAAGGGAAGTTTCCAATGGAGCGCACCTAGTAATATTGCCCTAGTGAAATATTGGGGGAAAAAGAATAACCAAATTCCAGCCAATCCTTCGGTGAGTTTTACGTTGAATAATTGCAAAACGATTACCAAACTGGCTTTTGCCATAAAACAAAACGATGGTGAATTCTCTTTCGATTTGCTTTTTGAAGGAAAACCAAAAGAAGATTTTAAACCGAAAATTCAGAAATTTTTGGAACGAATAGAAATCTATTTGCCTTTTTTGAAGGACTATCATTTTACGATTGACACGGAAAATACGTTTCCGCACAGTTCTGGAATTGCTTCTTCGGCATCAGGAATGGCGGCTTTAGCGATGAACTTGATGAGTTTAGAAAAAGCGTTGAACCCAGAAATGACCGACGACTATTTTTTTCAAAAAGCATCTATGTTAGCTCGTTTAGGTTCCGGCAGTGCTTGTCGCAGCGTAAAAGGACAAGTGGTAGTTTGGGGAAATCACACGAATATTCAGGGAAGTTCGGATTTATTTGGAGTGGAATTTCCAAATGCTATTCACGCTAATTTCAAGAATTACCAAGATACGATTCTGCTGGTTGACAAAGGCGAAAAACAAGTTTCTAGCACCATTGGCCATGATTTGATGCACGACCATCCTTTTGCCGAAAGGCGATTTGCGCAAGCGCACGAAAACTTGGACAAACTAATTACCATATTCGAAAATGGAAATTTAGACGAATTCATTAAAATTGTGGAAAGTGAAGCTTTGACTTTACATGCCATGATGATGACTTCAATGCCTTATTTTATATTAATGAAACCGAACACATTAGAGATCATTAATGCCATTTGGAAATTTAGAAATGACACTAAAATCCCTGTTTGCTTTACACTGGATGCTGGTGCAAATGTGCATGTTTTGTATCCAAATACGGATAAACCAAAAGTATTACAATTTATTCAGGACGAATTAGTTGGCTATTGTCAAAATGGTCAGTACATTTGTGATCAAATTGGAAGTGGCGCTGTTGAGAATTGAATAATTTTCAATACCTTTATTTCTAAATAGTTAAAATTATGGACATTCAATCAGAGAAATTAGAATTGATAAAAATGTTATTAGAAACTGATGACAAAACTATAATAGAAGCTATAAAAAACATCTTCAAGTCTGAAAAAAAAGAAGTTTGGGAGAAATTATCGCCTGAACAACAAGAAGAAATCAATATAGTAATACAAAAAGAAAATCGCGGTGATATTGTCGATTTTTAACATTATTCAAAACCAAATTATCAATCCCAAATTGCTAATTACCTACCTAATATGAAAGGACCTTTATTTTATTCTAAAATATTACTCTTTGGAGAATACGGAATTATTCGTGACTCAAAGGGGTTGTCTATTCCTTATAACTTTTACAACGGCGCCCTTAAAAAAGACGAAAATCCTTCTGCTGAAGCTATAAAATCTAACGGGAATCTAAAACGTTTTGTTACCTATTTGGAAACTTTACAAAGCGAACATCCTAGTTTAGTTACTTTTGATTTAGCGACTTTAAACAGTGATGTTGCTACAGGAATGTATTTTGACTCCAGTATTCCGCAAGGATATGGTGTAGGAAGCAGTGGCGCATTAGTTGCCGCTATCTATGATAAATATGCTCACAATAAAATCACGGTTCTGGAGAATTTAACACGTGAAAAGTTATTACAGTTAAAAAATATATTTTCTCAAATGGAGAGTTTTTTCCACGGAAAAAGTTCTGGTTTGGATCCTTTAAACAGTTATTTGAGTATTCCAATTCTGATTAATTCTAACGATAATATTGAAGCAACCGGAATTCCAACACAAAGTTTTGACGGGAAAGGCGCTGTATTCTTGTTAGATTCAGGGATTGTAGGCGAAACTGCTCCGATGGTTAATATTTTTATGGAAAACCTGAAAGACAAAGGTTTCCGTGCCATGCTTAAAAATCAGTTTGTAAAACATACGGATGCTTGTGTAGAAAACTTCCTTGGTGGCGACATGATTTCATTGTTCATGAATACCAAAAAATTATCAAAAGTAGTTTTGAATCATTTCAAACCAATGATTCCTGAGCAATTTCATGGGATTTGGCAAAAAGGAATTGACACGAACGATTATTATTTGAAATTATGTGGTTCTGGCGGTGGCGGTTATATTCTTGGTTTCACTGAGGATTTAGAACGCGCCAAATTATCTCTGAAAGATTATAAACTAGAAGTAGTTTATCAGTTTTAAAACTTTAAACCCAAACCTTAAACTCGAATAATCATAATGTTAAGTAGGCAGCACAAACTTTTATTGATGAAAATTATAAGTTTGTTCTCTGTCGTTCGAGGGTACAACATTCCAATTATTATTTTGGCGCAGTATCTTTCAGCGATATTTATTTTGGCGCCAGAGATAAGGGCCTTGGATATACTACTGGATTTCAATTTATTCTTAATTGTATTTGCATCTTCTTTAACTATTGCTTCCGGTTACATCATTAATAATTTTTACGACAG harbors:
- a CDS encoding alpha-amylase family glycosyl hydrolase; the protein is MKKYSIPFLLAAMAIFTSCTTTKTMTESNKNTSKTPFVWEGANVYFLMTDRFNNGDTSNDLTFNRTKKTGKLRGFEGGDIKGIAKKIDEGYFDKLGINAIWFTPIVEQIHDGVDEGTGLSYGFHGYWARDWSNLDPNFGTKEDLKALVEKAHAHGIRIILDGVINHTGPVTAEDTVWPNDWVRTGPNCDYKNYKNTTSCTLVANLPDVKTESMENVALPPFLIEKWKKEGRYEQETKELDAFFARTGYPRAPKYYIIKWLTDYIADYGIDGYRGDTVKHTDETVWADFKTQCNYAFTNWKKNNPTKVLDNNAFYTIAEVYNYGVSGGQNFDFGDKKVNYYQNGFNNMINFEFKWDAQKDYEFIFSKYSNILNGELKGYSVLNYLSSHDDGGPFDAKRTKSKEAGTKLLLSPGLSQVYYGDESARSLVVEGTQGDATLRSFMNWDEIKSNPETQKTLLHWQKLGQFRKNHPAVGAGIHKEISAQPYTFSRTFTKGDFIDKVVVGLDMPLGQKIITVGSIFKDGTKVKDAYSGKETTVLNGKANIDSEFDIVLLELKK
- a CDS encoding mevalonate kinase; the protein is MKGPLFYSKILLFGEYGIIRDSKGLSIPYNFYNGALKKDENPSAEAIKSNGNLKRFVTYLETLQSEHPSLVTFDLATLNSDVATGMYFDSSIPQGYGVGSSGALVAAIYDKYAHNKITVLENLTREKLLQLKNIFSQMESFFHGKSSGLDPLNSYLSIPILINSNDNIEATGIPTQSFDGKGAVFLLDSGIVGETAPMVNIFMENLKDKGFRAMLKNQFVKHTDACVENFLGGDMISLFMNTKKLSKVVLNHFKPMIPEQFHGIWQKGIDTNDYYLKLCGSGGGGYILGFTEDLERAKLSLKDYKLEVVYQF
- a CDS encoding glycoside hydrolase family 13 protein, producing MNKIIPLSLQNKSFLKKITIFLFFMSLTLNAQIDKVEPPFWYAGMQNPELQIMFYGKNIAQYQVAVSNSIVITNVTKTENPNYLFVTINTKKVPVSDLVFTFKNSKKESFTQKYSLKKRRENSAQRKSFDSSDMMYLLMPDRFANGNRNNDSEDATKEKYNRELPGGRHGGDIEGIIKNLDYISALGATTVWSTPLCEDNDAAFSYHTYGQSDVYKIDPRYGTNEDYVRLASEMHKKNMKLVMDYVVNHWGIEHWMMKDLPTNGWINQFENYTQTNHKRTVIHDTHASKIDTETCLNGWFATSMPDLNLANPLTLKYLIQNAIWWIEYADLDGFRVDTYNYSDPKGIAKWTKSITDEYPNFNIVGEVWMQSQAQMAYWQKDSKISQIQNYNSYLPSVMDFTLYEATTKVFNEDDGSWDKGIIKLYDNFTNDFLYPNSNNLLVFVENHDTNRFNQTYGNDIRKYKMAMTLLATVRGIPQLYYGSEIGMIGDKNKGDADIRQDFPGGWEGDQNNAFIKEGRTLGQSEYFDFTAKLFNWRKTKSVVHFGKMTHYIPENNVYVYFRYNTNETVMVLINNSKETHKINTHRFKENIKNFKTGKDVISELTFDVTNEITLEPKSVLILELK
- a CDS encoding NAD(P)/FAD-dependent oxidoreductase; translated protein: MNQNFDIIIVGGGAAGFFTAINIVEKNPKLKVAILERGAEVLQKVRISGGGRCNVTHACFEPNELVKFYPRGEKELRGPFHQFCSGDTIEWFEKHGVELKIEADGRMFPVSNSSQTIIDCFLQATQKLGIAVLTGQSVQSIFNPEVSGENLWKIETQTENYLTEKLILATGSNPKIWEMLQTFGHAVVSPVPSLFTFNIKDARIKELPGVAARVTVKVKDTKLTSTGPLLITHWGMSGPAVLKLSAWGARILHDKNYQFTIFVNWLNDVENDEAEKILKDLKQEHAKKAVSKKSPFDFPNRLWESLVLASGIEVETKWADLSKLQLQNLTNQLTNGTFQVNGKSTFKEEFVTAGGIDLKEINFKTMESKLHKNLYFAGEIVNIDAITGGFNFQNAWTSGFIVANSI
- a CDS encoding TspO/MBR family protein, coding for MTKITRILTMVVTCVAIGYLSGMVTRSAITTWYPTLIKPSFNPPNWIFRPVWSMLYIMMGVAAGLVWNRIEFEKEIVKKALVLFAIQLALNALWSYLFFGLHNPMLAGLEIIVLWLMIYETYIQFSKINRIAGYLFIPYLAWVSFAAVLNGSIWWLNR
- a CDS encoding diphosphomevalonate/mevalonate 3,5-bisphosphate decarboxylase family protein, with product MISANDFIPSKYTHSIEKGSFQWSAPSNIALVKYWGKKNNQIPANPSVSFTLNNCKTITKLAFAIKQNDGEFSFDLLFEGKPKEDFKPKIQKFLERIEIYLPFLKDYHFTIDTENTFPHSSGIASSASGMAALAMNLMSLEKALNPEMTDDYFFQKASMLARLGSGSACRSVKGQVVVWGNHTNIQGSSDLFGVEFPNAIHANFKNYQDTILLVDKGEKQVSSTIGHDLMHDHPFAERRFAQAHENLDKLITIFENGNLDEFIKIVESEALTLHAMMMTSMPYFILMKPNTLEIINAIWKFRNDTKIPVCFTLDAGANVHVLYPNTDKPKVLQFIQDELVGYCQNGQYICDQIGSGAVEN
- a CDS encoding glycerophosphodiester phosphodiesterase — protein: MLKIGHRGAKGYEPENTLLSFQKALNMQVDGIELDVHLSADGELMVIHDETIDRTTNGIGFVNQLSLRELKQVRIINEQEIPTLQEVFDLVNQHCFINIELKNYDTATKVVKLIEKYVSKKNWRYDHFLVSSFDWNALQQVRFLNDKIQIGVLTETDLDLALAFAKFIQAKSIHPHFHLLTKENTAKIQEKGIQVFPWTINEIEDIQKIIAFKVNGIITDFPNRI
- a CDS encoding GxxExxY protein, producing the protein MTKKEVTQLSYEIIGYAIKVHKKLGPGLLEKIYEECLKYELEKNGYNVKQQFNIEIDYYDLELAHPLRLDLLVNDCIIVELKTVEKFHPIDEAKLLTYMKLLSIPQGLLINFNTTNITKSSKPLINEYFSRLADD